A single window of Modestobacter italicus DNA harbors:
- a CDS encoding antibiotic biosynthesis monooxygenase, giving the protein MSTRLRNLTPAPAPEPVTVTVARVVPPEQRAAYERWAAEVQELVATFPGNLGTSLLRPGPGSNEYHFVYRFSDDEALSRWERSPEREQALERVHPFTERERFARAVGLETFFAVPAEPGPAWRSWLLTVAVVLAMTTTFQLVAVPFIGSWPWGLRLLLSAVYVVTALRLLMPRVSRLFGSWLQGSRRR; this is encoded by the coding sequence ATGTCGACGCGACTGCGCAACCTCACCCCCGCACCGGCACCCGAGCCGGTGACGGTGACGGTGGCCCGCGTCGTGCCGCCCGAGCAGCGCGCCGCCTACGAGCGCTGGGCGGCCGAGGTGCAGGAGCTCGTGGCCACCTTCCCGGGCAACCTCGGGACGTCGCTGCTGCGCCCGGGCCCGGGCAGCAACGAGTACCACTTCGTCTACCGGTTCTCCGACGACGAGGCGCTGTCCCGGTGGGAGCGCTCGCCGGAGCGGGAGCAGGCGCTGGAGCGGGTGCACCCCTTCACCGAGCGCGAGCGGTTCGCCCGGGCGGTCGGCCTGGAGACCTTCTTCGCGGTGCCGGCTGAGCCCGGTCCGGCGTGGCGCAGCTGGCTGCTCACCGTCGCCGTCGTGCTGGCGATGACCACGACCTTCCAGCTGGTCGCCGTGCCGTTCATCGGGAGCTGGCCGTGGGGCCTGCGGCTGCTGCTGTCGGCCGTCTACGTGGTGACCGCGCTGCGCCTGCTCATGCCCCGCGTCAGCCGGCTGTTCGGCTCCTGGCTGCAGGGCTCGCGCCGCCGCTGA
- a CDS encoding S9 family peptidase, translating into MTTTAAQPVLPDDLGRYADIGEVALSRDGTRVAVAVSLPDVEANRYHRDVVTGPVDGDAPLTPLDPPGAVRLPRWSPADDRLAVVVDGPGGSEVRLVGPDGAVTTVVTGWPDPVEELAWSPDGQRLLFVVREPVDRDWYDLPEDRRPPRRLTTLGYQEDGVGWTVDRPRQAYLVDAGGTAAPTRLSRGGFDDAEFAWHPDGRSVFFVGKRHPGADRSIVNDVFVQPLDGEPRRLTGSDVLHSSPVPSPDGSLVALTVTDVAGFPAAAHLAVLDPATGELTDLAAGFDRDCVAPVWTDQATVAVVVEDAGAIAVHAFSTAEPGSHRVLVGGPRRVTAFDVRGGRTAVVTSGPVDPPAVAVLAPDGTERVRHAPSAATRRDLVAPRHTAVPVAPGITVDSWLVRPDRQGPLPLVVWLQGGGTQYGWQFSHELQLLVSAGFAVLYLNPRGSAGYGTAWMRAVSGERAALPGSGWGVTDVADVSAVIRATLAADPDLDPARVGVMGGSYGGLLTAHLLAQTDLFRAGWAERGPYDLYSDAGTKDEAPWFFEAYLGASHLDDAASYWQASPIRLVRDITAPLAIVHSEEDRRCSIGQAEELFMALKLLDREVELIRFPGECHELTRSGSPVHRLQRLEILLEWFGRWLRA; encoded by the coding sequence GTGACGACGACGGCCGCCCAGCCCGTGCTCCCCGACGACCTCGGCCGGTACGCCGACATCGGGGAGGTCGCGCTGTCCCGCGACGGCACGCGGGTCGCGGTGGCCGTGTCGCTGCCCGACGTCGAGGCGAACCGGTACCACCGCGACGTCGTCACCGGCCCGGTGGACGGCGACGCCCCGTTGACGCCCCTCGACCCGCCGGGCGCGGTCCGGCTGCCGCGCTGGTCCCCGGCCGACGACCGGCTGGCCGTCGTGGTGGACGGGCCCGGCGGCAGCGAGGTGCGCCTGGTCGGGCCGGACGGGGCGGTCACCACCGTCGTCACCGGGTGGCCGGACCCGGTCGAGGAGCTCGCCTGGTCACCCGACGGGCAGCGGCTGCTGTTCGTCGTCCGCGAACCCGTCGACCGCGATTGGTACGACCTCCCCGAGGACCGCCGCCCGCCGCGCCGGCTGACCACGCTGGGCTACCAGGAGGACGGCGTCGGCTGGACGGTGGACCGGCCCCGGCAGGCTTACCTCGTCGACGCCGGCGGCACGGCGGCGCCCACCCGGCTGTCCCGCGGCGGCTTCGACGACGCCGAGTTCGCCTGGCACCCCGACGGGCGGTCGGTCTTCTTCGTGGGCAAGCGGCACCCGGGCGCGGACCGCAGCATCGTCAACGACGTCTTCGTCCAGCCGCTGGACGGCGAACCGCGCCGGCTCACCGGCAGCGACGTCCTGCACAGCTCCCCGGTGCCGTCGCCGGACGGCTCGCTGGTCGCGCTGACCGTCACCGACGTCGCCGGGTTCCCGGCGGCGGCGCACCTGGCGGTGCTGGACCCGGCCACCGGGGAGCTGACCGACCTGGCGGCCGGGTTCGACCGCGACTGCGTCGCCCCGGTGTGGACCGACCAGGCCACGGTCGCGGTGGTCGTCGAGGACGCCGGCGCGATCGCGGTGCACGCCTTCTCCACCGCCGAGCCCGGGTCGCACCGGGTGCTGGTCGGCGGCCCGCGGCGGGTCACCGCGTTCGACGTCCGGGGCGGGCGGACCGCCGTCGTCACCTCCGGGCCGGTGGACCCGCCCGCGGTGGCCGTCCTCGCGCCGGACGGCACCGAGCGGGTCCGGCACGCCCCGTCGGCGGCGACCCGGCGCGACCTGGTCGCGCCCCGGCACACGGCCGTGCCGGTCGCCCCGGGGATCACGGTCGACTCCTGGCTGGTACGGCCGGACCGGCAGGGGCCGCTGCCCCTGGTCGTGTGGCTGCAGGGTGGTGGCACCCAGTACGGCTGGCAGTTCTCCCACGAGCTGCAGCTGCTGGTCTCGGCCGGCTTCGCCGTGCTGTACCTCAACCCGCGCGGCTCGGCGGGCTACGGCACGGCGTGGATGCGCGCGGTCTCCGGCGAGCGGGCGGCGCTGCCCGGCAGCGGGTGGGGCGTCACCGACGTCGCCGACGTCAGCGCCGTCATCCGGGCGACGCTGGCCGCGGACCCCGACCTCGACCCGGCCCGGGTCGGCGTCATGGGCGGGTCCTACGGCGGCCTGCTGACCGCCCACCTGCTCGCGCAGACCGACCTGTTCCGGGCCGGCTGGGCCGAGCGCGGCCCCTACGACCTGTACAGCGACGCCGGGACCAAGGACGAGGCGCCGTGGTTCTTCGAGGCCTACCTGGGCGCCTCCCACCTGGACGACGCCGCCTCCTACTGGCAGGCCTCGCCGATCCGGCTGGTCCGGGACATCACCGCGCCGCTGGCGATCGTGCACTCCGAGGAGGACCGGCGCTGCTCGATCGGGCAGGCCGAGGAGCTGTTCATGGCGCTGAAGCTGCTCGACCGCGAGGTGGAGCTCATCCGGTTCCCCGGCGAGTGCCACGAGCTCACCCGCAGCGGCAGCCCGGTGCACCGCCTGCAGCGGCTGGAGATCCTGCTCGAGTGGTTCGGCCGCTGGCTCAGGGCGTGA
- a CDS encoding DUF885 family protein: MTQTGTSEDVETLAQDFWEWRAAQQPRSHDDIPRIDRPAGWLPDFSAGAVARYRRERDAFAERLARVDVGADRAAAVDARLLRSALARVRWELDVLRTWQRDPGFYVDQTLGCVFDLLTPVEVDAARLADVRRVLAATPALLDVGRENLAGEAVQEFAGLAVTALATVEDDVAAMVAALGDLHPAGWGADDGRALAAAGAAAARALGAFRDRLAEQLPGLPSAEPVGPEDFGWFLREVAVLPYTPQELLDIGRREAERAAVLELLERNRNGSAPGGRPVPRFETGAEQAAAQADAEIAVRRFYEDRGLLTQPDTLAHYRTHPMPAYLAPIAWCGVADDLTGPDRLDEDGSAFFPPPGEDLPYFYAANAADPRAGIIHEGAHHQQLALSWRHPRAVRRHYHDSCANEGIAFYNEELMLASGLFDDAPATREVVCNFMRLRALRVVVDVQLALGELDVPAAAELLERQVPMDRGTALEEAAFFAATPGQAMTYQVGKTQVLALLADASRTEGFSLRAFHDRLWLEGNVPFALQRWELLDDRSDLDRIDRLTP; this comes from the coding sequence GTGACGCAGACCGGGACGTCGGAGGACGTCGAGACCCTCGCCCAGGACTTCTGGGAGTGGCGGGCGGCCCAGCAGCCGCGCTCGCACGACGACATCCCCCGCATCGACCGGCCGGCCGGCTGGCTGCCGGACTTCTCCGCCGGTGCCGTCGCCCGGTACCGCCGGGAGCGGGACGCGTTCGCCGAGCGGCTGGCCCGGGTCGACGTCGGCGCGGACCGGGCGGCCGCGGTCGACGCCCGGCTGCTGCGGTCGGCACTCGCGCGCGTCCGGTGGGAGCTGGACGTCCTCCGCACCTGGCAGCGCGACCCGGGCTTCTACGTCGACCAGACCCTCGGCTGCGTGTTCGACCTGCTCACCCCGGTCGAGGTCGACGCCGCGCGGCTCGCCGACGTCCGCCGGGTGCTCGCCGCCACCCCGGCGCTGCTCGACGTCGGCCGGGAGAACCTCGCCGGCGAGGCGGTGCAGGAGTTCGCCGGCCTGGCGGTCACCGCGCTGGCCACGGTGGAGGACGACGTCGCGGCGATGGTCGCGGCGCTGGGCGACCTGCACCCGGCCGGGTGGGGCGCCGACGACGGCCGGGCGCTGGCCGCCGCGGGCGCGGCGGCGGCGCGGGCGCTGGGCGCTTTCCGCGACCGGCTGGCCGAGCAGCTGCCGGGGCTGCCGAGCGCGGAGCCGGTGGGGCCCGAGGACTTCGGCTGGTTCCTCCGCGAGGTCGCCGTCCTGCCGTACACCCCGCAGGAGCTGCTCGACATCGGCCGGCGGGAGGCCGAGCGGGCCGCGGTCCTCGAGCTGCTGGAGCGCAACCGCAACGGCAGCGCCCCGGGCGGGCGACCGGTGCCGCGGTTCGAAACCGGTGCCGAGCAGGCCGCCGCCCAGGCCGACGCCGAGATCGCCGTCCGCAGGTTCTACGAGGACCGCGGGCTGCTCACCCAGCCGGACACCCTGGCGCACTACCGGACCCACCCGATGCCGGCGTACCTCGCCCCGATCGCCTGGTGCGGCGTCGCCGACGACCTCACCGGGCCCGACCGGCTCGACGAGGACGGCTCGGCGTTCTTCCCGCCGCCGGGGGAGGACCTGCCCTACTTCTACGCGGCCAACGCCGCCGACCCGCGGGCCGGGATCATCCACGAGGGCGCCCACCACCAGCAGCTGGCGCTGTCCTGGCGGCACCCGCGCGCGGTCCGGCGGCACTACCACGACTCGTGCGCCAACGAGGGCATCGCGTTCTACAACGAGGAGCTCATGCTGGCCTCGGGGCTGTTCGACGACGCCCCCGCCACCCGCGAGGTCGTCTGCAACTTCATGCGGCTGCGGGCGCTGCGGGTGGTGGTCGACGTGCAGCTCGCGCTCGGCGAGCTCGACGTCCCCGCGGCCGCCGAGCTGCTCGAGCGGCAGGTGCCGATGGACCGCGGGACGGCGCTGGAGGAGGCGGCCTTCTTCGCCGCCACCCCCGGCCAGGCGATGACCTACCAGGTCGGCAAGACCCAGGTCCTGGCCCTGCTGGCCGACGCCTCGCGGACCGAGGGGTTCTCGCTGCGGGCCTTCCACGACCGGTTGTGGCTCGAGGGCAACGTGCCGTTCGCGCTGCAGCGCTGGGAGCTCCTCGACGACCGCAGCGACCTCGACCGGATCGACCGGCTCACGCCCTGA
- a CDS encoding DNA-formamidopyrimidine glycosylase family protein — protein sequence MVGVPEGDTVWLAAQRMNTALAGATLRRGELRVPQLAGIDLAGATVTEVVPRGKHMLTRLADGRTLRTHYRMDGSWHIYRPGRPWRGGPGHSVRAVLATDEWECVGYRLHDLRIVPTSAEAELVGHLGPDVLGPDWDLDEALRRLRAHPDEQIGVALLDQRNLAGIGNLYKVESLFLAGVHPWARVADVPDLPGLVTRARTLMLANRDRPAQSTTGELRRGQEHWVAGRKGRPCRRCRTPVLLGDQGPDLQERVTWWCPRCQATPPPVDPRARTGQAGTEALGADYH from the coding sequence ATGGTGGGCGTGCCCGAGGGAGACACCGTCTGGCTGGCCGCCCAACGGATGAACACCGCGCTGGCCGGTGCGACGCTGCGCCGGGGTGAGCTGCGGGTGCCGCAGCTGGCCGGCATCGACCTCGCCGGCGCGACGGTCACCGAGGTCGTGCCGCGCGGCAAGCACATGCTCACCCGCCTCGCCGACGGCCGGACGCTGCGCACGCACTACCGGATGGACGGCAGCTGGCACATCTACCGGCCGGGCAGGCCGTGGCGGGGCGGCCCCGGGCACAGCGTCCGGGCCGTGCTGGCCACCGACGAGTGGGAGTGCGTCGGCTACCGGCTGCACGATCTGCGGATCGTCCCCACCAGCGCCGAGGCCGAGCTGGTCGGCCACCTCGGGCCCGACGTGCTGGGCCCGGACTGGGACCTCGACGAGGCGCTGCGCCGGCTCCGCGCGCACCCCGACGAGCAGATCGGCGTGGCGCTGCTGGACCAGCGCAACCTCGCCGGGATCGGCAACCTGTACAAGGTCGAGTCGCTGTTCCTGGCCGGCGTCCACCCGTGGGCGCGGGTCGCCGACGTGCCGGACCTGCCGGGCCTGGTCACCCGCGCCCGGACCCTGATGCTGGCCAACCGCGACCGCCCGGCGCAGAGCACCACCGGTGAGCTCCGCCGCGGGCAGGAGCACTGGGTCGCCGGACGGAAGGGCCGGCCGTGCCGCCGCTGCCGGACGCCGGTGCTGCTCGGCGACCAGGGCCCCGACCTGCAGGAGCGGGTCACCTGGTGGTGCCCGCGCTGCCAGGCCACCCCGCCCCCGGTCGACCCGCGCGCCCGCACCGGCCAGGCCGGCACCGAGGCCCTCGGCGCCGACTACCACTGA
- a CDS encoding DNA-formamidopyrimidine glycosylase family protein produces the protein MPEGDTVWLAANRMNTALAGATLTTGELRVPQLATVDLAGATVTEVVPRGKHMLIRFADGRTLRTHFRMDGSWHIYRKGTPWKGGPAHSVRALLTTDEWDCVGYRLHDLRVVPTSAEGELVGHLGPDVLGPDWDLDEALRRLRAHPDEEIGVAVLDQRNLAGIGNLYKVETLFMTRTHPWTRVADVPDLPGLVTRARSLMQANRDHPEQSTTGSTRRGEDHWVFGRKGRPCRRCRTTILLGDQGPDTQERVTYWCPTCQAARSPIDPLARTGEPGHPASLAAS, from the coding sequence ATGCCCGAGGGAGACACGGTCTGGCTGGCCGCCAACCGGATGAACACCGCGCTGGCCGGCGCCACCCTCACCACCGGCGAGCTCCGGGTCCCGCAGCTGGCCACCGTCGACCTCGCCGGCGCGACGGTCACCGAGGTCGTGCCCCGCGGCAAGCACATGCTCATCCGGTTCGCCGACGGCCGCACGCTGCGCACCCACTTCCGGATGGACGGCAGCTGGCACATCTACCGCAAGGGCACCCCGTGGAAGGGCGGCCCGGCGCACAGCGTCCGGGCCCTGCTGACCACCGACGAGTGGGACTGCGTCGGCTACCGGCTGCACGACCTGCGGGTCGTCCCCACCAGCGCCGAGGGCGAGCTGGTCGGCCACCTGGGTCCGGACGTGCTGGGCCCGGACTGGGACCTCGACGAGGCGCTGCGCCGGCTCCGCGCGCACCCCGACGAGGAGATCGGCGTGGCTGTCCTGGACCAGCGCAACCTCGCCGGCATCGGCAACCTGTACAAGGTCGAGACGCTGTTCATGACCCGCACCCACCCGTGGACCCGGGTCGCCGACGTGCCGGACCTGCCGGGTCTGGTCACCCGGGCCCGCAGCCTGATGCAGGCCAACCGCGACCACCCCGAGCAGAGCACCACCGGCTCGACCCGGCGCGGGGAGGACCACTGGGTGTTCGGTCGCAAGGGCCGGCCGTGCCGCCGCTGCCGGACAACGATCCTGCTCGGTGACCAGGGCCCGGACACCCAGGAGCGGGTGACCTACTGGTGCCCGACCTGCCAGGCCGCCCGCAGCCCGATCGACCCGCTGGCCCGCACCGGGGAGCCGGGCCACCCGGCGTCGCTGGCCGCCAGCTGA
- a CDS encoding ATP-dependent helicase, translating into MSALDRFSAPTQAWFTGAFEQPTAAQEGAWSAISSGEHALVVAPTGSGKTLAAFLSSLDRLAATPPPEDPLARCRVLYVSPLKALAVDVERNLRAPLTGIGQAAARLGLTRPEITVGVRSGDTPADERRTFARRPPDILITTPESLFLLLTSQAREALRGVETVILDEVHAVCGTKRGAHLAVSLDRLDELLERPAQRVGLSATVRPIEEVSTFLAGGRPVQVVAPPSQKKWDLSVVVPVEDMSALGQPTGELEGSAAGNQPRTSIWPAVEERVLDLIQSHRSTIVFANSRRLAERLTSRLNELAYERATGEPLPHGANPADLMAQAGSGGGLPADVKPVASAHHGSVSREQRAVVEEALKSGQLPAVVATSSLELGIDMGAVDLVVQVESPPNVAAGLQRVGRAGHQVGAVSEGVIFPKFRGDLVQSAVVAERMRAGAIESTRYLRNPLDVLAQQIVAMVSERPRTVDDVAGVLRRSAAFSALPDSALHAVLDMLAGRYPSDAFAELRPRLTWDRVTDTLTARAGAQRLAVTSGGTIPDRGLFGVFLVSGKGEGGKRVGELDEEMVYESRVGDVFLLGSSSWRIEEITHDRVLVSPAPGLPGKMPFWHGDTLGRPLELGRALGAFLREVGSATPEAGTERARAAGLDEWGAANLFAYLAEQKQATGHLPDDRTLLVERFRDELGDWRLVVHSPFGAQVNAPWALVLASRLRERYGVDVASMHSDDGIVLRLPDTTGEAPEADLAILDPDDVEREVTAEVGNSALFASRFRECAARALLLPRRDPRRRTPLWQQRQRAAQLLSVASEFSGFPITLEAVREVLQDVYDVPGLVELMSDVRARRVRVVDVQTQTASPFAQSLLFGYVGQFIYEGDAPLAERRAQALALDTGLLAELLGRSELRELLDADAMAEVEQELQRLPQPRHPRDVDGASDLLRGVGDLTVAEAAARGVPAEWLEELVVSRRALVVRIAGEQRHVAIEDAGRLRDALGTALPVGVPEAFTEPVADPLGDLVGRYARTHGPFAPPEVATRLGLGVAVVTATVQRLVGTGRLVTGEFRPGGTGQEWCDAEVLRSIRRRSLAKLRQEVEPVPIETLARFTPSWQSVGGRMRGVDGVLAVVEQLAGALVPASALESLVLPSRVQGYSPALLDELTSAGEVLWAGAGGLSGGDGWVTLVPADLAPLLLPEPPGAAQVEGGYGAALLEELAGGQAMFFRSLSDRVGATDDTALAEEIWDLVWAGALTNDTLAPLRVRLAGGGTHKRQPAAPRARLDRTRYGRTRLGRPAMPTRTGPPAMAGRWSRLPDLEGNTTKRTTARSEALLERHGVLTRGAVQAEQVVGGFSAVYPVLRAFEENGRARRGYFVETLGAAQFGTPGSIDRLRSFASPDRVPAGPVVLAATDPANVYGAALPWPERAVGSADGSVEGVDVGEGTGSRKTGHRAGRKAGALVVLVDGELVLYVERGGKTLLSWTEDETVLKEAATALSTAAASGALGRMTVQKADGASVHESGPLTAALQAAGFAATPRGLRLRG; encoded by the coding sequence GTGTCGGCCCTCGATCGCTTCTCCGCGCCCACCCAGGCGTGGTTCACCGGTGCGTTCGAGCAGCCCACCGCGGCGCAGGAGGGCGCCTGGTCGGCGATCAGCAGCGGCGAGCACGCCCTCGTCGTCGCCCCGACCGGTTCGGGCAAGACGCTGGCGGCCTTCCTCTCCTCGCTGGACCGGCTGGCCGCCACCCCGCCCCCGGAGGACCCGCTCGCCCGCTGCCGGGTCCTGTACGTCTCCCCGCTCAAGGCGCTGGCCGTCGACGTCGAGCGGAACCTGCGCGCCCCGCTGACCGGCATCGGCCAGGCCGCTGCCCGGCTCGGGCTCACCCGGCCGGAGATCACCGTGGGCGTCCGCTCCGGCGACACCCCGGCCGACGAGCGGCGCACCTTCGCCCGCCGCCCGCCGGACATCCTCATCACCACCCCCGAGTCGCTGTTCCTGCTGCTCACCAGCCAGGCGCGGGAGGCGCTGCGCGGGGTGGAGACGGTGATCCTCGACGAGGTGCACGCGGTCTGCGGCACCAAGCGCGGCGCGCACCTGGCCGTCTCCCTCGACCGGCTCGACGAGCTGCTGGAGCGGCCGGCGCAGCGGGTGGGGCTGTCGGCGACCGTGCGGCCGATCGAGGAGGTGTCGACCTTCCTGGCCGGCGGCCGCCCGGTGCAGGTGGTGGCCCCGCCGTCGCAGAAGAAGTGGGACCTCTCGGTCGTCGTCCCGGTCGAGGACATGAGCGCCCTCGGCCAGCCGACCGGCGAGCTGGAGGGGTCCGCCGCCGGCAACCAGCCCCGGACGTCGATCTGGCCGGCGGTCGAGGAGCGGGTGCTCGACCTCATCCAGTCCCACCGCAGCACCATCGTGTTCGCCAACTCCCGCCGGCTGGCCGAGCGGCTCACCAGCCGGCTCAACGAGCTGGCCTACGAGCGGGCCACCGGGGAGCCGCTGCCGCACGGCGCGAACCCGGCCGACCTGATGGCCCAGGCCGGCTCCGGCGGAGGGCTGCCGGCCGACGTCAAGCCGGTCGCCTCCGCGCACCACGGCTCGGTCTCCCGCGAGCAGCGCGCGGTGGTCGAGGAGGCGCTGAAGTCCGGCCAGCTGCCCGCCGTCGTCGCCACCTCCTCCCTGGAGCTCGGCATCGACATGGGCGCGGTCGACCTCGTCGTCCAGGTCGAGTCCCCGCCCAACGTCGCCGCCGGGCTGCAGCGGGTCGGCCGGGCCGGCCACCAGGTGGGCGCGGTGAGCGAGGGCGTCATCTTCCCGAAGTTCCGCGGCGACCTGGTGCAGAGCGCCGTGGTGGCCGAGCGGATGCGGGCCGGGGCGATCGAGTCGACCCGCTACCTGCGCAACCCGCTGGACGTGCTGGCCCAGCAGATCGTGGCCATGGTGTCCGAGCGGCCGCGCACCGTCGACGACGTCGCCGGGGTGCTGCGCCGGTCCGCCGCGTTCTCCGCGTTGCCGGACTCCGCGCTGCACGCGGTGCTGGACATGCTCGCCGGCCGCTACCCCTCCGACGCCTTCGCCGAGCTGCGGCCGCGGCTGACCTGGGACCGGGTCACCGACACGCTCACCGCGCGCGCCGGCGCCCAGCGGCTGGCGGTCACCAGCGGCGGCACCATCCCCGACCGCGGGCTGTTCGGCGTCTTCCTCGTCTCCGGCAAGGGCGAGGGTGGCAAGCGGGTCGGCGAGCTCGACGAGGAGATGGTCTACGAGTCGCGGGTCGGCGACGTCTTCCTGCTCGGCTCGTCGTCGTGGCGGATCGAGGAGATCACCCACGACCGGGTGCTGGTCTCCCCCGCCCCGGGGCTGCCCGGCAAGATGCCGTTCTGGCACGGCGACACCCTCGGCCGGCCGCTGGAGCTGGGCCGCGCGCTGGGCGCGTTCCTCCGCGAGGTCGGCTCGGCCACCCCGGAGGCCGGCACCGAGCGGGCCCGCGCCGCCGGTCTCGACGAGTGGGGCGCGGCCAACCTGTTCGCCTACCTCGCCGAGCAGAAGCAGGCCACCGGCCACCTGCCCGACGACCGCACGCTGCTCGTCGAGCGCTTCCGCGACGAGCTGGGCGACTGGCGGCTGGTCGTGCACTCCCCGTTCGGCGCGCAGGTCAACGCCCCGTGGGCGCTGGTGCTGGCCTCCCGGCTGCGCGAGCGCTACGGCGTCGACGTCGCCTCCATGCACTCCGACGACGGCATCGTGCTCCGGCTCCCCGACACCACCGGCGAGGCACCCGAGGCCGACCTGGCGATCCTCGACCCCGACGACGTCGAGCGGGAGGTGACCGCCGAGGTCGGCAACTCGGCGCTGTTCGCCAGCCGCTTCCGCGAGTGCGCCGCCCGCGCCCTGCTGCTCCCCCGGCGCGACCCGCGTCGCCGGACGCCGCTGTGGCAGCAGCGCCAGCGGGCCGCCCAGCTGCTGTCGGTGGCCAGCGAGTTCTCCGGCTTCCCGATCACCCTCGAGGCGGTCCGGGAGGTGCTGCAGGACGTCTACGACGTGCCCGGCCTGGTCGAGCTGATGAGCGACGTGCGGGCCCGCCGGGTCCGGGTGGTCGACGTGCAGACCCAGACCGCCTCGCCGTTCGCCCAGTCGCTGCTGTTCGGCTACGTCGGCCAGTTCATCTACGAGGGCGACGCCCCGCTCGCCGAGCGCCGGGCGCAGGCGCTGGCCCTGGACACCGGGCTGCTGGCCGAGCTGCTGGGCCGGTCGGAGCTGCGCGAGCTGCTCGACGCCGACGCGATGGCCGAGGTCGAGCAGGAGCTGCAGCGGCTGCCGCAGCCCCGGCACCCCCGCGACGTCGACGGCGCCAGCGACCTGCTCCGCGGGGTGGGCGACCTGACCGTCGCCGAGGCGGCGGCCCGCGGCGTACCGGCGGAGTGGCTCGAGGAGCTGGTCGTCTCCCGGCGGGCGCTGGTGGTCCGGATCGCCGGGGAGCAGCGGCACGTCGCCATCGAGGACGCCGGCCGGCTCCGGGACGCGCTGGGCACGGCCCTGCCGGTCGGGGTCCCGGAGGCGTTCACCGAGCCGGTCGCCGACCCGCTGGGTGACCTGGTCGGCCGGTACGCCCGCACCCACGGCCCCTTCGCACCGCCCGAGGTCGCCACCCGGCTGGGGCTGGGCGTAGCCGTCGTCACCGCCACCGTGCAGCGGCTGGTCGGCACCGGCCGGCTGGTCACCGGTGAGTTCCGGCCCGGCGGCACCGGCCAGGAGTGGTGCGACGCCGAGGTGCTGCGCTCCATCCGCCGCCGGTCGCTGGCCAAGCTGCGCCAGGAGGTCGAGCCGGTCCCGATCGAGACGCTGGCCCGGTTCACCCCGTCCTGGCAGTCGGTGGGCGGCCGGATGCGCGGGGTCGACGGCGTGCTGGCCGTCGTCGAGCAGCTGGCCGGCGCGCTCGTGCCGGCCTCGGCGCTGGAGTCGCTGGTGCTCCCCTCGCGGGTGCAGGGCTACTCCCCCGCGCTGCTCGACGAGCTGACCAGCGCCGGCGAGGTGCTGTGGGCAGGCGCCGGGGGCCTGTCCGGCGGCGACGGCTGGGTGACCCTCGTGCCGGCCGACCTGGCCCCGCTGCTGCTGCCCGAGCCCCCCGGTGCCGCCCAGGTCGAGGGCGGGTACGGCGCGGCGCTGCTGGAGGAGCTGGCCGGCGGTCAGGCGATGTTCTTCCGGTCGCTGTCGGACCGGGTCGGCGCGACCGACGACACCGCGCTGGCCGAGGAGATCTGGGACCTCGTCTGGGCCGGCGCGCTCACCAACGACACGCTGGCCCCGCTGCGGGTCCGGCTGGCCGGCGGCGGCACGCACAAGCGGCAGCCCGCCGCACCGCGCGCCCGGCTGGACCGCACGCGCTACGGCCGCACCCGGCTCGGGCGCCCGGCGATGCCCACCCGCACCGGGCCGCCGGCGATGGCCGGCCGCTGGTCGCGGCTGCCCGACCTGGAGGGCAACACCACCAAGCGCACCACCGCCCGCAGCGAGGCGCTGCTGGAGCGGCACGGCGTGCTGACCCGCGGGGCGGTGCAGGCCGAGCAGGTGGTCGGCGGGTTCTCCGCGGTGTACCCGGTGCTGCGGGCGTTCGAGGAGAACGGCCGGGCCCGGCGCGGCTACTTCGTGGAGACCCTGGGCGCGGCGCAGTTCGGCACCCCCGGCTCCATCGACCGGCTGCGCAGCTTCGCCAGCCCCGACCGGGTGCCGGCCGGCCCGGTCGTCCTGGCCGCCACCGACCCGGCCAACGTCTACGGCGCGGCGCTGCCCTGGCCCGAGCGGGCGGTGGGCTCGGCCGACGGGTCCGTGGAGGGGGTCGACGTCGGCGAGGGCACCGGCAGCCGGAAGACCGGGCACCGGGCCGGCCGCAAGGCCGGTGCGCTGGTGGTGCTCGTCGACGGCGAGCTGGTGCTCTACGTCGAGCGCGGCGGCAAGACGCTGCTGTCCTGGACCGAGGACGAGACGGTGCTCAAGGAGGCCGCGACGGCGTTGTCGACCGCGGCCGCCTCCGGGGCGCTCGGGCGGATGACGGTGCAGAAGGCCGACGGGGCCTCGGTGCACGAGTCGGGTCCGCTCACCGCCGCGCTGCAGGCGGCCGGCTTCGCCGCCACCCCGCGCGGCCTGCGGCTGCGCGGCTGA
- a CDS encoding KTSC domain-containing protein gives MLRQRVESSHIATVGYDEEQRIMEIVFRDGRVYHFLEVPPERVLSLLRAESKGRFFNAEIKPDFEYRAVGRRWG, from the coding sequence ATGCTCCGGCAGCGCGTCGAGTCCTCGCACATCGCCACCGTCGGGTACGACGAGGAGCAGCGGATCATGGAGATCGTGTTCCGCGACGGCCGCGTCTACCACTTCCTCGAGGTGCCGCCCGAGCGCGTGCTGTCGCTGCTCCGGGCGGAGAGCAAGGGCCGGTTCTTCAACGCCGAGATCAAGCCCGACTTCGAGTACCGGGCGGTCGGCCGCCGCTGGGGGTGA